One window of Chryseobacterium sp. JJR-5R genomic DNA carries:
- a CDS encoding SusD/RagB family nutrient-binding outer membrane lipoprotein, whose amino-acid sequence MKKVLVNTLLIAGLSLVPVSCSRSLDEVNSDTSRISEPVASKLLVPVQYNMSAVNYMRANDFTFDIMQVSLDFPNEGNTLSRYNITENTGAGFWNNSYKWLKQVKDMKFAADRDNDPNYLAISMVLNAWIYSNLTDTYGDVPFSEASSLDEGMTQPKFDRQKDIYVKLLDDLKTANSLFVTTKTLSGTDIFYKSESDANGIVNWKKFCNSLSLRLLTRILSRNGEVKVHERINEIISNPTIYPIFQSNAETAKVNVTGVAPLLPPITRPQDFTTGRAASTFFVETLKANNDPRMAMFFGQAKSIPANANIGYKGAPSGYAYGTAFNYQPSNMNQNLAKAPLNILIYPYAELQFILSELAFKGVIPGNAQTYYENGVKATIEQWGSVMPANYFANPNVAYNGTLERIMIQKYIALFFVDQQQWFEKRRTGFPVLPNNGGLLNNGIMPSRLMYPPNPRVLNTGNYQAAVQQMGGDDINVKVWWNK is encoded by the coding sequence ATGAAAAAAGTACTTGTAAATACATTATTAATCGCCGGGCTGTCCTTGGTTCCGGTTTCGTGCAGCAGAAGTTTAGATGAGGTAAACTCGGATACCAGCAGGATCAGTGAGCCGGTAGCGTCAAAATTACTGGTTCCGGTACAGTACAATATGTCGGCGGTAAATTACATGAGAGCCAATGATTTCACCTTTGATATCATGCAGGTTTCTCTTGACTTTCCTAATGAAGGAAATACCCTGAGCCGGTATAATATCACGGAAAATACCGGGGCTGGCTTCTGGAACAACAGCTACAAATGGCTTAAGCAGGTAAAAGACATGAAGTTTGCCGCTGACCGGGACAATGACCCGAACTACCTGGCAATCTCAATGGTGCTTAATGCGTGGATTTATTCCAACCTTACCGATACCTACGGTGACGTTCCGTTTTCTGAAGCATCAAGCCTGGATGAAGGCATGACCCAGCCGAAATTTGACAGGCAGAAAGACATTTACGTTAAATTGCTGGATGATTTAAAAACGGCAAATTCCCTCTTCGTGACCACGAAAACCCTTAGCGGGACAGATATTTTTTACAAATCCGAAAGCGATGCCAACGGGATTGTCAACTGGAAAAAGTTCTGTAACTCACTTTCTTTACGGTTGCTGACCAGGATTTTAAGCAGGAACGGGGAGGTTAAGGTGCATGAGAGGATCAATGAGATCATCAGCAATCCTACGATTTACCCGATCTTCCAAAGCAATGCAGAAACCGCAAAGGTAAACGTAACAGGTGTGGCACCTCTTCTTCCACCGATCACAAGGCCGCAGGATTTCACAACGGGAAGGGCTGCCTCAACATTTTTTGTGGAAACTTTGAAAGCCAACAATGACCCGAGAATGGCGATGTTTTTCGGCCAGGCGAAAAGTATCCCGGCCAATGCGAATATCGGGTATAAAGGGGCTCCTTCAGGCTATGCGTACGGAACTGCTTTCAATTACCAGCCGTCCAACATGAACCAGAACCTGGCCAAAGCGCCTTTGAACATCCTGATTTACCCGTATGCGGAGCTGCAGTTTATCCTTTCGGAGCTGGCATTCAAAGGCGTTATTCCCGGAAATGCACAGACGTATTATGAAAACGGCGTAAAGGCAACCATTGAGCAGTGGGGTTCGGTAATGCCTGCCAATTATTTTGCCAATCCCAATGTTGCCTATAACGGGACATTGGAAAGGATCATGATCCAGAAATACATTGCATTGTTCTTTGTAGACCAGCAGCAGTGGTTTGAAAAAAGAAGGACGGGGTTTCCGGTGCTTCCCAATAACGGAGG